GTGTCTGTTCTTCTATCGAGAACAATTAGTCAATAGAATCACCAGTCCTAGGCATTAGACAAAGGGATCAAGTATTCTTAGAATtggtataaatgatttattattttctttttgcaCCTGCAAGCCTTAGATATGCTTTATCTGCTTCATTGTAAGTGAGATTTGAAGATTTAAGATCTCATACTAATCAGGAAAAACACAACAATGGACACCTTATGTGATGTGTCATAATAGTTTTTAAACAGAAATTTTTGTCTCTGTCTTGTTATCTTCATGAACTGTGAATCCTTTCTTGCTTCTCAATAGCAACTTCACTGTCAGGGATAGTGCTAGATCTGCAATTATGGCTAGACCAATGATAATATAGACTGAACCAAACACAATAGTAACTATGCCAATTGGAAATATTAGGGGATAGTACTTGTCGTCTCTCCTTGGCTCTGTTGTAAGCCTATAGCCCGTGTAAGAGGCCCATACGAGCATGAACATTGTCATCAAGGTCACCATTATTCGTACAATAATTGTGCGGAGTGGCTTCCTCTCTTCTTCATCTGCTTCATTATTATATAACCTAAGTGAGATTGATgttatttattgaaaaaaaaatctcatCTTGAAGTAAAAAAACAGCTATGTATTTAGGGAAGAAAGAAAATTGCTGGTGCATGAAAATTTTGAGGAGCTCTTAGTCCTTGTAGATTGGTTATGGTTTTTAAAAAGATTATTTTATAGCTTAATATTCTATACGTACGTGTATTCAGTCAAATTATAGCTATAAGATTCAATACAAATCATGTGTAAATGGTCAATTATTGCTTAATGGATCTTATGCAATAATGATAGTTTAATGGTAACCACCACTAGTTTTGGACCCTCCCAATTCTTCAGATTACTTATGTCTTAGCTTTGGAACAGTTTAAGTTAAACTGGCAAAGGTTTAGTTTTCCACCAACCTATCTTTCTCTGAAAAGTTTC
The Humulus lupulus chromosome 6, drHumLupu1.1, whole genome shotgun sequence DNA segment above includes these coding regions:
- the LOC133784812 gene encoding uncharacterized protein LOC133784812; translation: MDEEADATVKKMDPDAKIFRLTPTRIVVSLLSIFLLFCVIRLGFGVATGVNAESSGRNWGFHIGVVTLLFGVLFVALGLPVLINLFLKMSEQLQRHEVTGIYTDEEERKPLRTIIVRIMVTLMTMFMLVWASYTGYRLTTEPRRDDKYYPLIFPIGIVTIVFGSVYIIIGLAIIADLALSLTVKLLLRSKKGFTVHEDNKTETKISV